One Schistocerca cancellata isolate TAMUIC-IGC-003103 chromosome 1, iqSchCanc2.1, whole genome shotgun sequence genomic region harbors:
- the LOC126175780 gene encoding hydroxysteroid dehydrogenase-like protein 2, with the protein MKATLALALLLAAAACGSPQHPPQQYRQPSPQQQPQQQPQQQQQLQGAPDGSSAQGREGSVFTNEAIRQAQDTYLIPKDATIQKVQEGIELAAYEHIPGDQRINLFEILGAHVPPEVVNNLQAQVDQIGKQ; encoded by the coding sequence ATGAAGGCGACGTTAGCTCTGGCGCTGCTGCTGGCCGCCGCCGCGTGCGGCTCGCCGCAGCACCCGCCGCAGCAGTACCGCCAGCCGTCGCCGCAGCAACAGCCGCAGCAGCAGccccagcaacagcagcagctgcagGGGGCCCCCGACGGGTCGAGTGCGCAGGGCAGGGAAGGCTCCGTATTTACCAACGAGGCCATCCGCCAGGCACAGGACACCTATCTCATCCCCAAGGATGCCACTATACAGAAAGTACAAGAAGGTATCGAGCTGGCAGCCTACGAGCACATCCCCGGCGATCAGCGCATCAACCTCTTCGAGATCCTGGGAGCGCACGTGCCCCCAGAGGTAGTCAATAACTTGCAGGCGCAGGTCGATCAAATTGGCAAGCAATAA